The genomic region TTTAAACATAAAGAATCGGGGCTAAATAGTGCGAAAGGATTTTATAATTTTACCCTGTCTTCCCATGAAAATTATTTCAACGTTATGCTCTAAAGCCTTCCTTCTTAGCTCCTCATCGTTGGTAAAAAGGATTAACCCTAGATCTCTCGCTGTGGCAATGAGAGCCTCGTCCGTTGGGAGATTAGAGTGAATATCCACTAATTTCCACCAACTCCTATAGACCTCTAGATACTGCCTTGCTAATGATATCCTTGATTCCATCTTCGTGGAATTTTTATATTTCCTACTTAGTATATCTAGCTCCTGTAAGACAAGTTTATGAATATAGAATATGGGTTTATATTCAAAATACTCTATTATCCTGTTAAACGGATCCACTTTATCATATACATACATGAGAATGTTAGTGTCGACCAAAATTCCTACAGAACCACCTGTCCCCATCCTACCAATCTCCATCTTCCACCAATTTGCCTGCTAATTACTAGCCTAGCCTTCTTATCCCATATTGCAAGAGGTCTCTTGAGCTCCATCTCTATCTCGTCTGATTTTGCTCTAGTGACAACACCTAGACTAGTAGCAGAGCCTAAAGTGATGAGAAGCGTCTCCTTCGGTCTGATAGGATCCACCTTGGTCATTTCCTTACTTCCAACCACTCTCTCCAGAAGGTTATAGGTAGTGGTAATTTTCCAGAGAACTGGAATGTCCACGTTAGCCCCGGTCACGATGCTACCTATGAGACTATCAGCCTTAGTTATCGAAGGGTCCAGATAGGTACCCATGGCCACTAGTCCTCCAGGTCTTGCCTCTTGAAACTCCAAGTCCCCGAAACGCAAAGATGAAACGCGGGTATAGAGGGGCTTATACGTGATTTTTCCCTTCTCTTCTAACCTAATTCCTGGAAGGACCTTAATCTCCTGGTCTACCTTAAACATTCCCTGTATTATACTCCCTCCCACTACGCCTCCCTTCAACTCAGTGGATGGAGTACCAGGCTTATTCACGTCAAAGCTCCTTATGACTAACATGATGGGGTCCAGACTCATATCTCTTTTAGGTGTGGGAATCCTTCTTTCCAGCGCCTCTATCAGAGCGTCAATATTTATTTTATGAAGTGCACTAACTGGTATTATCTCTGCCTCACTGGCCCACGTATCTTTTATGAACTCTTTTATCTGGTTAAATTGGGCTAGGGCTGCATCCTTAGATACCACATCTACCTTATTTTGCACAATTATCAGCTTATTTATTCCAGCTATTCCCAAGGCCACAAAATGCTCCCTAGTTTGAGGCTGAGGAAATGGCTCATTGGCTGCCACAACTAGGATAGCACCATCAAGTATGGCAGTTCCTGAGAGCATAGTCGCCATTAATACCTCATGCCCTGGAGCATCAACAAACGAAACTCTTCTCAAGAATTCAGGTTCCTCGTCGCTTCCGCAGGAATTACACGATGGCTCATTTACGTACCCATCGGGCTTTCTACAGGATTTGCATAGACCAAAGGATGCCTCAGCATATCCTAGCCTAATGGTCATACCTCTCTTTAGTTCTTCGGAATGTTTAGATGTCCAAACTCCAGTGAGAGCTTGAACTAGAGTAGTTTTACCATGATCCACGTGTCCAACAACGCCTATGTTGACTTCTGGCTGTACAACTGGCCAGGGCAAAAAATCACCTTACAATTACACAGTTAATCTGAACATTTTCTGCACTGATAACGTTTCCTCTCACTATCTTCCTTCTTCTCTCCCCATCTTCTGTTGGTATGAATCCTGGTGGACCAGCCAAAAGTATCCTTCGTTTAGCTGCCCCCTGAACATCGGGTCTCATAGGGAAACCAGTATTATCTGATCCCCCCGTTATTGCGAGATTAAGGGCTATTCCTCCTACTGACAGCGTGAAATTGTCGCCTATTTTGGATCCGACCAGATTCACCTGTCCTTGATCCACATTTAACTGGAAAGACTTAGTCCTGTATGCTACTGCTTCAAACTCTTCTGCCCCAAATTTCTCCGTAAGTCCTTTACTAGCATGAATCTCGCCTTCTGGAACTTCAGCTGATTCCCTAGCAATGAAATGAACTTTTACCTTAACCTTCTTGTCCCCTTCCTGTTTTTGTATTTCAACTGTAATGAATTGATCTGCCCCTAACTTCTCTTTGGTCTTCGGATTGACAAGACATACTGGTAAAGTGCGTCCTTCTTTTTCCCCTTCTTCCGATTGTACATTATCAACTAGCTTGACCTTCACCTTAGC from Metallosphaera sedula DSM 5348 harbors:
- a CDS encoding PIN domain-containing protein; the protein is MEIGRMGTGGSVGILVDTNILMYVYDKVDPFNRIIEYFEYKPIFYIHKLVLQELDILSRKYKNSTKMESRISLARQYLEVYRSWWKLVDIHSNLPTDEALIATARDLGLILFTNDEELRRKALEHNVEIIFMGRQGKIIKSFRTI
- a CDS encoding translation initiation factor IF-2 subunit gamma; amino-acid sequence: MPWPVVQPEVNIGVVGHVDHGKTTLVQALTGVWTSKHSEELKRGMTIRLGYAEASFGLCKSCRKPDGYVNEPSCNSCGSDEEPEFLRRVSFVDAPGHEVLMATMLSGTAILDGAILVVAANEPFPQPQTREHFVALGIAGINKLIIVQNKVDVVSKDAALAQFNQIKEFIKDTWASEAEIIPVSALHKINIDALIEALERRIPTPKRDMSLDPIMLVIRSFDVNKPGTPSTELKGGVVGGSIIQGMFKVDQEIKVLPGIRLEEKGKITYKPLYTRVSSLRFGDLEFQEARPGGLVAMGTYLDPSITKADSLIGSIVTGANVDIPVLWKITTTYNLLERVVGSKEMTKVDPIRPKETLLITLGSATSLGVVTRAKSDEIEMELKRPLAIWDKKARLVISRQIGGRWRLVGWGQVVL
- a CDS encoding 30S ribosomal protein S6e is translated as MADFKIVISDPASKKVVPAKVKVKLVDNVQSEEGEKEGRTLPVCLVNPKTKEKLGADQFITVEIQKQEGDKKVKVKVHFIARESAEVPEGEIHASKGLTEKFGAEEFEAVAYRTKSFQLNVDQGQVNLVGSKIGDNFTLSVGGIALNLAITGGSDNTGFPMRPDVQGAAKRRILLAGPPGFIPTEDGERRRKIVRGNVISAENVQINCVIVR